Genomic DNA from uncultured Erythrobacter sp.:
TGTGGAACACCTGATCGAACCGGTCGAGCAGGCCTTCGTCCTTCACGAAGGTCGCACGCGACAGGTAATAGAACGCTTCAGGTGACTGTTCGATCACCTCTTTCTCAAGCGCTTCGAGCAGCGTGAGGTGTTCCTTAAAGCTCGCGCCGATACCGGCTTCGCGCAGTTCGTCGATGAAATTGAAAAACATGGGAGTCGTCTAGCCGGGCGAGTGCTCACATTCCAGCCCCATTACGAGGGAGAGAGCCTCTCAATTTAAGCCTTCGCTAACCATCTCCGCTTACTGCCGGTCTCCGCAAGACAGAGGCCAACAATGAAACCGATCGCAGTCGATACCAGCAGCGCAACCGCCCTCGAGAAAATTCCTGAAAGTTGCGGTGCCGTGACGGTCGGGTGCACCGATGTGGCCGGTGTGGTCGAGGCTGTCATCCAGTCGTCCGAGAAACTGCGAGAAGAACACGAAGCTTTGCGCGGAACCGTCAGCGCGCTCGAAGCCGATCAGACAAAAGTCGCTGAAGCCAGCGACGAAGCGCGCCTTTTGTCCGAGCGCGCAATCGAACGATTGGGCGAGGGCACCTCGCTGATTCAATCGTCACTGGCGCAGATCAACTCACTGCTTGAGTTGGTGGATACGCTCGGCCAGCATGTGACCAGCTTTTCCGCCGCGATCGAGCAGGTACGCCGCAGCGCGCAGGACATCGATAACATTGCCGAGACGACTAACATCCTGGCGCTGAATGCGACCATTGAGGCGATGCGGGCAGGCGAAGCAGGTCGGACCTTTGCGGTGGTTGCCAGCGAAGTGAAGAGCCTCGCCAACGATACCCGCAAGGCCACCGAAGAGATTACTCAAACCGTTGAAGCACTTGGCGAAGAGGCGAGCACGGTCATCGGCCGGATCGAGGCAGGCGCGCAGGCAAGTGGCGATGCAAAGGCATCGGTTGCACGGATCGAAAACACGATCTTCAGCGTCGGCGAACTCGTCGAGGAGGTCGATAAGCAGAATGATGTGATCGCGCGTTCAACGGGTACGATCAGCGGGCATGTGGATGCTGTGCAACGAGTCCTGACCAGTTACGATGCAGCCGCGCGCACCAATGAAAGTCAGCTTGAGGGCGCTCACACACGCATGGGCGAGCTTGAACTGACTGCGAGCGAGATGTTCGACCGGATCGTGCAGGCTGGCCTGAGTCCGGAAGACAGTGCGATGGTCGACAGGGCGCAGGGCATTGCATCTGACCTTAAAGAGGCGACCGAACGGGCAATCGACGCTGGCGAGTTGACCGAGGCGCAGTTGTTCGATGTCCAATATCAGGAAGTCGCCGGGACCGATCCGCAATTGTATCGGACATCATTGAGCGACTGGGCCGATGCCAACTGGCGCCCGGTAAACGATGCACTCTACGCGGAAGGTGGCGCGATCATCATGTGTTCGGAATCCGACATGAACGGCTTCCTTCCTACGCACATCACCGATTGGTCACGCAAGCCGACTGGCAATCCCGCGCATGACATTCGATATTGCCGCAATGGGCGCAAGATCCTCGAGAGGATCGACCGAAAAGCCAAGGAAA
This window encodes:
- a CDS encoding methyl-accepting chemotaxis protein; this translates as MKPIAVDTSSATALEKIPESCGAVTVGCTDVAGVVEAVIQSSEKLREEHEALRGTVSALEADQTKVAEASDEARLLSERAIERLGEGTSLIQSSLAQINSLLELVDTLGQHVTSFSAAIEQVRRSAQDIDNIAETTNILALNATIEAMRAGEAGRTFAVVASEVKSLANDTRKATEEITQTVEALGEEASTVIGRIEAGAQASGDAKASVARIENTIFSVGELVEEVDKQNDVIARSTGTISGHVDAVQRVLTSYDAAARTNESQLEGAHTRMGELELTASEMFDRIVQAGLSPEDSAMVDRAQGIASDLKEATERAIDAGELTEAQLFDVQYQEVAGTDPQLYRTSLSDWADANWRPVNDALYAEGGAIIMCSESDMNGFLPTHITDWSRKPTGNPAHDIRYCRNGRKILERIDRKAKESDAPYMMAIYRQEGDGKTYRIVRNVYVPLTIKGKRWGDLELAYSFD